One segment of Olsenella uli DSM 7084 DNA contains the following:
- a CDS encoding D-alanine--D-alanine ligase family protein produces the protein MEKTDVTQCAVAVLSGGWSDERDISLQSGMACMGALREAGFVRVELLDIAAPDFAARLLDGRFDVAFVALHGRYGEDGCIQGLLEVLHIPYTFSGVLASAVGTEKAVAKALYREAGIPVPEGVDLPEGTRLTSDQADRLVRTLGLPLFVKPAANGSSFGVTRVTETAQLADAVARAASEGDRVLVETCVEGTEITVPVIGNDDPVALPIVEIAFDSEFYDAKVKYEPAALHHVIPARLDQTTYERASELAVRAHRALGCRGVSRSDFIVTAEGAPVILETNTIPGMTETSLLPDSARHAGIGFPDLCRRFVELALEGRGVTGGTSGGGEA, from the coding sequence ATGGAGAAGACCGACGTTACACAATGCGCAGTCGCCGTGCTCTCAGGTGGGTGGTCTGACGAGCGCGACATTTCACTGCAGTCGGGCATGGCGTGCATGGGTGCCCTGCGCGAGGCGGGATTTGTGCGCGTCGAGCTCCTGGACATCGCCGCGCCCGACTTCGCGGCCAGGCTGCTTGACGGACGTTTTGACGTCGCCTTCGTGGCGTTGCACGGACGCTATGGCGAGGATGGCTGCATACAGGGCTTGCTGGAGGTCCTGCATATACCCTACACCTTCTCGGGCGTACTGGCCTCTGCCGTAGGCACCGAGAAGGCCGTCGCCAAGGCGCTCTATCGTGAGGCAGGCATTCCCGTTCCTGAGGGAGTTGACCTTCCAGAGGGTACCAGGCTCACTTCCGACCAGGCAGACAGGCTGGTGCGGACGCTGGGACTCCCGCTTTTTGTCAAGCCCGCCGCCAACGGGTCGAGCTTCGGCGTGACGCGTGTCACGGAGACGGCCCAGCTTGCGGACGCGGTGGCACGTGCCGCCTCCGAGGGCGACCGCGTCCTCGTCGAGACCTGCGTCGAAGGTACGGAGATAACGGTCCCCGTCATCGGCAACGACGACCCCGTGGCGCTTCCCATCGTCGAGATCGCCTTCGACTCCGAGTTCTACGACGCCAAGGTCAAGTACGAGCCCGCCGCACTCCACCATGTCATCCCAGCTCGGCTTGACCAGACGACCTATGAGCGTGCCTCCGAGCTCGCGGTGCGTGCCCATAGGGCGCTCGGTTGCCGCGGCGTATCGCGTAGCGACTTCATTGTGACTGCCGAGGGGGCGCCCGTCATCTTGGAGACGAACACCATTCCCGGCATGACCGAGACCAGCCTCCTTCCCGATTCCGCCCGCCATGCGGGCATCGGGTTTCCCGACCTCTGCCGCCGCTTTGTCGAGCTTGCGCTCGAGGGACGCGGCGTGACGGGTGGCACCAGCGGTGGGGGAGAGGCGTAG
- a CDS encoding helicase C-terminal domain-containing protein, with protein MSGETPPSEGRQPSGPGTTPSVDVLLLPGTPPSVATRYRSLAERAKHAELGLLGEDFVVLDTETTGLSFRDCELIEIAAARIRGGVVEERFQTFVHPMGPIPPEISALTHISDLDVTDAPSAVDAVAALSEFVAGDPVLAHNATFDRTFVESVPGGRDVSDNWIDTLALSRIALPRLSSHRLADMARAFGCDSATHRATADVEALAGMWRIMLVALMDLPSGLLDLLSTMHEEVDWQLRPILSYLAHEAADEGASERGAEVAPFSLKLARRGLVSEGQGHVRDDAAEKDEPLSAPTRLEVEEAFSADGIVGSLYAHFEVRPDQVQMAREVRDALASSTHRSIEAGTGVGKSMAYLLPEVLFAQRNDLTVGIATKTNALTDQLVTHELPILDSALPQGLRFTSLKGYEHYPCLHRLERAALGELPTVLVEGESRSLAAMEADMLTAIAVTYAFCCQSPEGDLDALGIRWRYVPRMMLTTTPAECLRGSCPYYPNECLVHGARRRAACSDVVVTNHSLLLRDVEMDGRILPPVRHWVVDEAHAFEAEARRQWAVEVSGDEARQAFELLGGTKSGALHNLMVQTAGLEGAALIQRLLTKAAAAVARAAASTSDLFLALHSLGCLASGGGGYESTTLWIDGGVRLTPEWDALSEVAHVALARLEEASKDMDETAEKISESSPQLGANLIEAGGFLHALHDGIDLIVSGEDESYVYSAQLSRRRRDIGSERLLAEKIDVGADLGSRWLPEMMSVVFASATMAVGESFEHFDHSVGLDLLGGSLHKDVRLSSSFDYRDNMAVIVAQDMPQPNDPRYLSALEDLLFDVHRSMGGSVLTLFTNRRDMERVYAGLQPRLSQLGLPVICQERGSSARRLRERFMADRSCSLLALRSFWEGFDSPGDTLRCVVIPKLPFASPCDPLVRERELREERAWWRHSLPEAVISVKQAAGRLIRSSSDAGVLVLADSRLVSKRYGRQFTSSLPNPDCTRLKRSNVSRYIGLWRSSHE; from the coding sequence ATGTCGGGGGAGACCCCCCCTTCGGAGGGGCGCCAGCCCTCTGGGCCCGGGACCACGCCATCGGTTGACGTCCTCCTCCTTCCCGGGACCCCGCCCTCCGTGGCCACTCGCTATCGCTCTCTCGCCGAGCGTGCTAAGCACGCTGAACTGGGGCTACTTGGAGAGGACTTCGTCGTTCTCGACACCGAGACGACGGGGCTCTCCTTCAGGGACTGCGAGCTCATCGAGATAGCGGCGGCCCGCATCCGTGGGGGAGTGGTGGAGGAGCGCTTCCAGACCTTCGTCCACCCCATGGGCCCCATCCCTCCCGAGATCTCTGCGCTCACCCACATCAGCGACCTTGACGTCACGGATGCGCCGTCCGCCGTGGACGCGGTGGCCGCGCTCTCGGAATTTGTCGCAGGCGATCCCGTCCTTGCACACAATGCGACGTTCGATCGCACCTTCGTCGAGTCGGTTCCCGGTGGCAGGGACGTGAGCGACAACTGGATCGACACGCTGGCGCTCTCGCGCATCGCGCTCCCCCGGCTCTCGTCACATCGCCTTGCCGACATGGCGCGCGCCTTCGGCTGCGATTCCGCGACGCATCGTGCCACGGCGGACGTGGAGGCCCTGGCGGGGATGTGGCGCATCATGCTCGTCGCGCTCATGGACCTTCCCTCGGGCCTGCTTGACCTTCTGTCGACCATGCATGAGGAGGTCGACTGGCAGCTCAGGCCCATACTCTCCTATCTCGCCCACGAAGCGGCGGACGAAGGGGCAAGTGAAAGAGGAGCCGAGGTGGCGCCCTTCTCGCTCAAGCTCGCCCGTCGCGGCCTCGTAAGCGAGGGCCAGGGGCACGTGCGCGATGACGCGGCCGAGAAGGATGAGCCCCTCTCGGCCCCTACGCGCCTGGAGGTCGAGGAAGCCTTCTCGGCCGATGGGATTGTCGGAAGTCTCTATGCCCACTTCGAGGTACGTCCCGATCAGGTGCAGATGGCCCGCGAGGTCCGCGACGCGCTTGCGAGTTCGACCCATCGTTCGATCGAGGCGGGCACCGGTGTGGGAAAGTCCATGGCATACCTCCTCCCCGAAGTCCTCTTTGCCCAGCGCAACGACCTGACGGTCGGCATAGCGACGAAGACCAACGCCCTTACGGACCAGCTGGTGACCCACGAGCTTCCCATACTGGACAGCGCCCTGCCACAGGGCCTTCGCTTCACGAGCCTCAAGGGATACGAGCACTACCCCTGCCTCCACCGTCTCGAGCGGGCGGCTTTGGGCGAGCTTCCGACGGTGTTGGTGGAGGGGGAGTCGCGCTCGCTTGCTGCGATGGAGGCGGACATGCTCACCGCCATCGCCGTGACCTACGCATTCTGCTGCCAATCGCCCGAGGGAGACCTTGACGCGCTGGGCATCAGGTGGCGCTACGTTCCACGCATGATGCTGACGACGACCCCTGCGGAGTGCCTGCGCGGGAGCTGCCCCTATTATCCCAACGAATGCCTGGTCCATGGCGCCCGTCGCCGTGCGGCCTGCAGCGACGTGGTGGTGACCAACCATTCCCTCCTGCTCAGAGACGTCGAGATGGATGGGAGGATCCTCCCGCCCGTCAGGCATTGGGTCGTGGACGAGGCCCATGCCTTCGAGGCCGAGGCACGGCGACAGTGGGCCGTCGAGGTGTCCGGTGACGAGGCCCGCCAGGCCTTTGAGCTTCTCGGCGGCACGAAGTCGGGTGCACTGCACAACCTCATGGTGCAGACGGCCGGGCTCGAGGGAGCGGCCCTCATCCAGCGCCTCCTCACGAAGGCCGCCGCCGCCGTGGCACGCGCCGCCGCTTCGACGAGCGACCTCTTCCTCGCCCTTCACAGCCTGGGCTGCCTTGCGAGTGGTGGGGGAGGCTACGAGAGCACCACCCTCTGGATCGATGGGGGTGTGCGCCTGACTCCAGAATGGGACGCGCTGTCCGAGGTCGCCCACGTTGCCCTCGCCCGACTCGAGGAAGCCTCCAAGGACATGGACGAGACGGCGGAGAAGATCTCCGAGAGCTCACCGCAGTTGGGCGCCAACCTCATCGAGGCGGGTGGCTTCCTCCATGCCCTGCACGATGGCATCGACCTCATCGTCTCGGGCGAGGACGAGAGCTACGTGTACTCGGCACAGCTCTCTCGCCGCAGGAGAGACATCGGCAGCGAGAGGCTCCTTGCGGAAAAGATCGATGTCGGCGCAGACCTGGGAAGCCGTTGGCTTCCGGAGATGATGAGCGTCGTGTTCGCGTCTGCGACGATGGCCGTGGGGGAGAGCTTCGAGCACTTTGACCATTCCGTCGGCCTGGACCTGTTGGGCGGCTCGCTGCACAAGGACGTGCGCCTCTCATCGAGCTTCGACTATCGGGACAACATGGCGGTGATCGTCGCTCAGGACATGCCACAGCCAAACGACCCCAGATATCTTTCCGCTCTGGAGGACCTCCTCTTTGACGTTCACCGATCCATGGGGGGCTCGGTGCTGACGCTGTTCACCAACCGCCGTGACATGGAGCGGGTGTACGCGGGGCTGCAGCCCCGCCTCTCGCAGCTGGGCCTTCCCGTCATCTGCCAGGAGCGCGGCTCCTCTGCCCGCAGGCTGAGGGAGAGGTTCATGGCAGACAGAAGCTGCTCGCTCCTGGCCCTGAGGTCGTTTTGGGAGGGCTTTGACTCTCCTGGCGACACGTTGCGGTGCGTGGTCATACCCAAGCTTCCGTTCGCCAGCCCCTGCGACCCGCTCGTGCGTGAGCGGGAGCTGAGGGAGGAGCGAGCCTGGTGGCGCCACTCACTGCCCGAGGCCGTCATATCGGTCAAGCAGGCCGCGGGCCGACTCATCCGCAGCTCGAGCGACGCAGGCGTGCTCGTCTTGGCAGACTCGCGCCTCGTGTCAAAGCGCTACGGACGTCAGTTCACGTCATCTCTGCCCAACCCCGACTGCACGCGCCTCAAGCGCTCGAACGTGAGCCGCTACATCGGCCTCTGGAGGTCGTCGCACGAGTAG
- a CDS encoding WYL domain-containing protein, translating into MAVREGPAGRGRGRRGGIEVARELVTLISALRHEGDLLSAGVVAARMGCSLDHARHLLNLLLDVADEEGTGRLCLGADDDGMEVELCFGGVAGRALRLTTSETIAVEAALRALGVAQGDVLADKVRRALCNPVTGPGVQTSLESLETDDPNGAVCACAKAIAAGDELSFAYRSVSGEPSERLVLPLGLRHDGGLWYLDAFDLVRRGERTFRCDRMTKLGTSAVTEGGTQGDGPRRDGSITGTREVELTFTDPRLLEFFRWPALEVMAEGGGRTRARIPFYGGMWLIRRLAACGDGVIVDDEDLRRKVSDYATGLLGKG; encoded by the coding sequence ATGGCCGTTAGGGAGGGTCCCGCTGGACGCGGGAGGGGGCGCAGGGGCGGCATCGAGGTGGCCCGTGAGCTCGTGACGCTCATCTCCGCACTGAGACACGAAGGCGACCTGCTCTCCGCCGGAGTGGTCGCGGCCCGCATGGGATGCTCCCTGGATCACGCCCGGCATCTGCTCAACCTCCTGCTTGACGTCGCCGACGAGGAGGGGACGGGCCGCCTGTGCCTGGGCGCAGACGATGACGGTATGGAGGTGGAGCTGTGCTTCGGTGGGGTCGCGGGCCGGGCCCTGCGCCTTACGACCAGCGAGACCATCGCAGTGGAAGCCGCCTTGCGCGCGCTTGGAGTGGCACAAGGCGATGTCTTGGCAGACAAGGTCAGGCGAGCCCTCTGTAACCCCGTGACCGGACCGGGCGTGCAGACGTCATTGGAGTCCTTGGAGACGGACGACCCCAATGGCGCCGTTTGTGCCTGCGCCAAGGCGATCGCCGCCGGGGATGAGCTCTCCTTTGCCTACCGCTCGGTCTCGGGCGAGCCCAGCGAGCGTCTGGTGTTGCCGCTGGGCCTCAGGCATGATGGGGGGCTTTGGTACCTGGACGCATTTGACCTCGTCCGAAGGGGCGAGAGGACCTTCCGCTGCGACCGTATGACAAAGCTCGGAACAAGTGCTGTCACAGAGGGTGGGACGCAGGGTGACGGCCCGCGACGCGACGGCAGCATCACGGGAACACGCGAGGTGGAGCTCACGTTCACGGACCCGAGGCTCCTTGAGTTCTTCCGCTGGCCCGCGCTCGAGGTCATGGCGGAGGGGGGAGGGCGTACGCGGGCGAGGATCCCGTTCTACGGAGGCATGTGGCTCATCCGTCGACTGGCAGCCTGCGGCGATGGCGTCATCGTCGATGACGAAGACCTCCGCCGAAAGGTATCGGACTACGCCACAGGACTGCTGGGAAAGGGCTGA